A window from Lytechinus pictus isolate F3 Inbred chromosome 9, Lp3.0, whole genome shotgun sequence encodes these proteins:
- the LOC135155459 gene encoding tripartite motif-containing protein 2-like: MAEALKTVISQSTECPVCLSTFTDPKILSCSHTFCKTCLDNLLECQGNCQIRCPVCRAVTQVPNEDVGKLQVNLALKSLIEDMEGHPQICTNCKSNDKPHAAVYCQDCGKYLCTSCLNKHSQWEDFIDHEVIAMSEISSGKVSVRRYRKCRKHPKEDEDYFCSTCRRFTCFRCGVMEHKDEGHQVVEGAAYEDKHVKIIGDLKSKVVKQQSCFQKYIDFIDEQTKSVDNAKKQCTSDINKAYDDVVRQLSEKRESLLREVKETTEGVKKELESMKTTAQKHINRLATMAEMVINKTKIPLDMDTLASQDTLCEELREVCDQEDPDYEQPKKSGIKGKTVNFERNAGVDELGLGKIVHVVEKNVALPTNKTFDLKDVSLYTNRIVNVKNVALPAESSMNAMVSTPDGRMALGYSTGGISIFSPDGQLQQTVLKDVNVLGVGFLSDGRCVVMDTSNNITLYTPEYTQLNVMFKTLSRVEGWVSDLTVDGGDLIYVGYWNVSKIQVFPASGGQAIREIPCNGYEPRRITSYHGSLITSSFDAIRLIDKQGAVQHNLKKPGSLLFTALSQWNTILIAKVKHDEGLVSIDEYTNELRHIRNIVNGYKTEKTWIWCYLQQYRSGEIAFCTRERLYIFRSK; this comes from the coding sequence ATGGCTGAAGCATTAAAGACTGTCATCTCCCAGAGTACAGAGTGTCCAGTGTGTCTTTCTACCTTCACCGATCCCAAGATCCTGTCTTGTTCTCACACTTTCTGCAAGACTTGCCTGGACAACCTCTTAGAGTGCCAAGGTAACTGTCAGATCCGATGCCCTGTCTGCAGAGCTGTGACCCAGGTCCCAAACGAAGATGTCGGCAAACTACAGGTAAATCTTGCTTTGAAGAGTCTGATAGAGGATATGGAGGGCCATCCTCAGATTTGCACGAATTGTAAATCAAATGACAAGCCCCATGCTGCTGTCTACTGCCAAGACTGTGGCAAGTATCTTTGCACCTCTTGTCTTAATAAGCACTCTCAGTGGGAAGACTTTATCGATCATGAAGTCATTGCCATGAGTGAGATCTCATCAGGGAAGGTGTCTGTACGTAGATACCGGAAATGCAGGAAACACCCGAAAGAAGACGAGGATTACTTCTGTTCCACCTGCAGGAGATTCACATGCTTCAGATGTGGTGTGATGGAACATAAAGACGAGGGACACCAGGTCGTTGAGGGAGCTGCTTATGAGGACAAACACGTGAAGATCATCGGAGACCTGAAATCAAAGGTTGTCAAGCAACAGTCTTGCTTTCAGAAGTACATTGATTTCATAGATGAACAGACCAAGAGTGTTGACAATGCCAAGAAACAGTGTACAAGTGACATCAACAAAGCATATGATGATGTAGTCCGGCAGTTGTCAGAGAAGAGAGAAAGCTTACTAAGAGAAGTCAAGGAAACGACTGAAGGAGTAAAGAAAGAACTGGAAAGCATGAAGACCACGGCTCAGAAGCACATCAATCGGTTGGCGACCATGGCTGAAATGGTGATTAACAAAACAAAGATTCCATTAGATATGGATACTTTGGCTTCACAGGACACTCTGTGTGAAGAGTTACGAGAGGTCTGTGATCAAGAGGATCCTGACTACGAGCAGCCGAAGAAATCGGGCATAAAGGGGAAAACTGTCAATTTCGAGAGAAATGCTGGAGTTGATGAGCTAGGCCTTGGAAAGATTGTGCATGTAGTTGAAAAGAACGTCGCCTTACCCACTAATAAAACCTTTGATTTAAAGGACGTTTCTTTGTACACTAATCGGATTGTTAATGTAAAGAACGTTGCTTTGCCAGCTGAGAGTAGCATGAATGCCATGGTTAGTACACCAGACGGTAGGATGGCATTAGGATATAGTACAGGTGGCATCTCCATCTTCTCTCCTGATGGTCAGCTTCAGCAGACAGTTCTGAAGGATGTTAACGTGTTGGGGGTAGGGTTCCTCTCTGATGGTCGATGTGTTGTGATGGATACTTCAAACAACATCACACTGTACACACCAGAGTACACACAATTGAATGTAATGTTTAAGACTCTGAGTCGAGTTGAAGGTTGGGTTTCTGATCTCActgttgatggtggtgatctGATCTATGTGGGCTACTGGAATGTCAGCAAGATCCAGGTATTTCCAGCATCAGGTGGGCAAGCAATCAGGGAGATACCATGCAACGGATATGAACCTCGGCGAATCACTAGTTACCATGGTTCTCTGATCACTTCATCATTTGATGCTATCAGATTGATAGACAAACAAGGTGCTGTGCAACATAACTTAAAGAAACCGGGTAGTCTCCTTTTCACTGCTCTATCTCAATGGAATACAATCCTGATAGCCAAGGTGAAGCATGATGAAGGTTTGGTGAGCATTGACGAGTATACAAATGAACTAAGGCACATCCGAAACATTGTTAATGGTTACAAGACTGAGAAGACTTGGATATGGTGTTACCTCCAGCAGTACCGATCAGGAGAGATCGCTTTCTGCACTCGGGAAAGACTCTATATATTCCGCTCGAAATAA